One Jannaschia sp. GRR-S6-38 genomic window carries:
- a CDS encoding FAD-dependent monooxygenase → MTETDILIAGAGPAGLAAACALGAEGHRVTLVDPAPPVTGEDAPGADLRTTALLQPARDLLDRAGVWEALAPHGSELWTMRIVDASRRPHVTRDFDAMDISDAPFGWNFQNWLLRRELLARVEALGIDTRFGQSVDRLFTRETEARVTLSDGSRIAARLVLACDGKHSPVRAMAGIGARTVDYGQTAIVFAVAHDAPHGDVSTEIHRAGGPFTLVPLADRDGAHRSAVVWMDRAAEQARRMELPEDIFAAEANERAAGVMGELRLVSPRAAWPILSRLAHRMTARRVALAAEAAHAMPPIGAQGLNTSLADIATLRDLAAGTDPGSARVLDRYQRRRYPEVAARMAGIDLLNRTSIAGASPVQAARAWGVGALHDLGPVRKTLMKLGMGSARPA, encoded by the coding sequence CGCTGGTCGACCCGGCGCCGCCGGTGACGGGCGAGGATGCGCCCGGCGCCGATTTGCGCACGACGGCCCTGCTCCAACCGGCGCGCGACCTGCTCGACCGCGCGGGCGTCTGGGAGGCGCTGGCGCCGCACGGCTCCGAGCTTTGGACGATGCGCATCGTGGACGCGTCGCGCCGCCCGCATGTCACGCGCGATTTCGACGCGATGGACATCTCCGACGCACCCTTCGGCTGGAATTTCCAGAACTGGCTTCTGCGGCGCGAACTCCTGGCCCGCGTCGAGGCGCTGGGCATAGACACGCGTTTCGGACAGTCGGTCGACCGGCTCTTCACGCGCGAGACCGAGGCGCGGGTGACGCTGTCGGACGGCTCGCGGATCGCGGCCCGGCTCGTCCTCGCCTGCGACGGCAAGCACAGCCCCGTGCGCGCCATGGCGGGCATTGGCGCGCGGACGGTGGATTACGGGCAGACCGCCATCGTCTTCGCCGTCGCCCATGATGCCCCGCATGGCGACGTCTCGACCGAGATCCACCGCGCGGGCGGCCCCTTCACGCTGGTGCCGCTCGCGGATCGCGACGGGGCGCATCGCTCGGCCGTGGTCTGGATGGACCGCGCGGCCGAGCAGGCGCGGCGGATGGAGCTGCCCGAAGACATCTTCGCGGCCGAGGCGAACGAACGCGCCGCCGGGGTCATGGGCGAACTGCGGCTCGTCTCGCCGCGGGCGGCCTGGCCGATCCTGTCGCGGCTGGCCCACCGGATGACTGCGCGCCGCGTGGCGCTGGCCGCCGAGGCCGCCCATGCCATGCCGCCCATCGGCGCGCAGGGTCTAAACACCTCGCTCGCCGATATCGCCACGCTGCGCGACCTCGCGGCGGGGACGGATCCGGGGAGCGCGCGCGTGCTCGACCGGTACCAGCGCCGCCGCTACCCCGAGGTCGCGGCGCGGATGGCCGGGATCGACCTGCTCAACCGCACCTCCATCGCGGGCGCGAGCCCGGTACAGGCGGCGCGCGCCTGGGGCGTCGGCGCGCTTCACGACCTGGGGCCGGTGCGCAAGACGCTGATGAAGCTCGGAATGGGCTCGGCCCGCCCGGCCTGA